One Nitrospinota bacterium DNA segment encodes these proteins:
- the ligA gene encoding NAD-dependent DNA ligase LigA, producing the protein MGKTDPGKRIDELKKLINIHSEKYYLEDRPEISDEEFDKLMAELRRLEDEYPLFRTADSPTQKVGGGVREGFAAYSHNPPMLSLDNSYNPEDLREFDKRVKKGLARDHAEYLTELKIDGLGVNLIYEGGKLKLGVTRGDGKTGEDVTANVKTIAEIPHAIKTPAAWVRCEVRGEIYLRRADFLKLNEERQGAGEEPFANPRNAAAGSVRLLDANVTKGRKLRFFCYALYIFDKSGNAIRDKVLHSQFEMMEKLKALGFPVNDAYKKQQSIDGVLEEIAAWEEKRKKLPFDTDGLVVKVNSFPNQRELGATSKFPRWAIAYKYAAEQAETVVQNIVVQVGRTGTLTPVADLTPVFLAGSTISRATLHNEDNVKQKDVRVGDSVIIQKAGDIIPQVMKVLPEKRPAGSKPWAMPKKCPACGGEVARAEGEAAVRCLNRRCPAQQLEAIIHFARRDSMDIDGLGPSRIEAMVQKGMLKDLADIFNLDYAAVAEIEKMGEKSAENLRRSIEAAKRRGLEKLLVGLGIRHVGERAAFLMARAFADVDTLMAADEEKLTSIHEIGPEIAQSLILFFKDNENIKLIEKLKKYGVSMEGSRGTPAAQTLAGKTFVITGTLEGMSRNEAKELIQRAGGKVSGSVSKKTDYLVAGSDPGSKLDDAHKHNVKVIGKEELLGLLNL; encoded by the coding sequence ATGGGGAAGACCGATCCGGGCAAACGCATCGACGAGCTGAAAAAGCTCATCAACATCCACAGCGAAAAGTACTACCTCGAAGACCGCCCCGAAATCTCCGACGAAGAGTTCGACAAGCTGATGGCCGAACTCCGGCGGCTGGAGGACGAATACCCCCTCTTCCGCACGGCGGACAGCCCCACGCAAAAAGTGGGCGGCGGCGTGCGGGAAGGCTTCGCCGCGTACAGCCACAACCCGCCGATGCTCTCGCTCGACAACAGCTACAATCCCGAAGATCTGCGCGAATTCGACAAGCGGGTGAAGAAGGGGCTTGCCCGCGACCACGCCGAATACCTGACCGAGTTGAAAATAGACGGCCTTGGGGTCAACCTCATATATGAAGGAGGAAAGCTGAAGCTGGGCGTCACCCGCGGCGACGGCAAAACCGGCGAAGACGTAACGGCCAACGTCAAGACCATCGCGGAAATCCCGCACGCCATCAAAACCCCCGCCGCGTGGGTGCGCTGCGAGGTGCGCGGCGAGATATACCTGCGGCGCGCCGACTTCCTTAAATTGAACGAAGAACGGCAGGGGGCGGGGGAAGAGCCGTTCGCCAACCCGCGCAACGCCGCCGCCGGAAGCGTGCGGCTGCTGGACGCGAACGTCACCAAAGGCCGCAAGCTCCGCTTCTTCTGCTACGCGCTCTACATTTTCGACAAAAGCGGCAACGCGATACGCGACAAGGTTCTGCATAGCCAATTTGAGATGATGGAAAAACTTAAAGCTCTCGGCTTCCCAGTGAACGATGCTTATAAAAAACAGCAATCCATCGATGGCGTACTGGAAGAGATCGCGGCGTGGGAGGAGAAACGAAAGAAACTCCCCTTCGATACCGACGGGCTGGTGGTGAAGGTGAACAGTTTCCCCAACCAGCGCGAGCTGGGGGCCACCAGCAAATTCCCCCGGTGGGCCATCGCCTACAAGTACGCCGCCGAGCAGGCCGAAACGGTGGTGCAAAACATCGTGGTGCAGGTGGGGCGCACCGGCACGCTGACGCCGGTGGCCGACCTGACCCCGGTCTTTTTGGCGGGCAGCACCATCAGCCGCGCCACGCTGCACAACGAGGACAACGTTAAGCAAAAAGACGTGCGCGTGGGGGACAGCGTCATCATCCAAAAAGCGGGCGACATCATCCCGCAGGTGATGAAGGTGCTGCCGGAAAAACGCCCGGCGGGGAGCAAGCCGTGGGCCATGCCGAAGAAGTGTCCCGCCTGCGGCGGTGAGGTGGCGCGCGCGGAGGGAGAGGCGGCGGTGCGTTGCCTCAACCGCCGCTGCCCGGCGCAGCAGCTTGAGGCAATCATCCACTTCGCCCGGCGCGACAGCATGGATATAGACGGCCTCGGCCCCAGCCGCATCGAGGCGATGGTGCAAAAAGGGATGCTGAAAGACCTCGCCGACATCTTCAACCTCGATTACGCGGCGGTGGCCGAGATAGAAAAGATGGGGGAAAAGAGCGCCGAGAACCTCCGCAGATCGATAGAGGCGGCGAAGAGGCGCGGACTGGAAAAACTGCTGGTCGGCCTCGGCATCCGCCATGTGGGGGAACGCGCCGCCTTTTTGATGGCCCGCGCGTTCGCCGATGTGGACACGCTGATGGCGGCGGACGAAGAAAAGCTCACATCCATCCACGAGATAGGGCCGGAGATAGCGCAAAGCCTTATCCTGTTTTTCAAGGATAACGAAAATATCAAGCTGATCGAAAAACTGAAAAAATACGGCGTCAGCATGGAAGGCTCGCGTGGGACACCCGCCGCGCAAACGCTGGCGGGCAAAACGTTCGTCATCACCGGCACGCTGGAAGGGATGAGCCGCAACGAGGCGAAAGAGCTTATCCAGCGCGCAGGGGGCAAGGTATCCGGCAGCGTCTCGAAAAAAACCGACTACCTCGTCGCCGGTTCTGATCCCGGCTCCAAGCTCGACGACGCCCATAAACACAACGTCAAGGTAATCGGAAAAGAGGAACTTTTAGGATTGCTGAATTTGTAG
- a CDS encoding FAD-dependent oxidoreductase — protein METYDLVIVGGGPGGLSAAVYAMRARMKTLLLERAGLGGQIATTDIIENYLGFPSLSGPALVAEFEKHAKAVETPVKYAMAHKIVKEENLFIIDLGDEKIAAKSVILSSGAEPKKAGVPGEAEFLGRGVSNCGTCDGPFYRNQDIAIVGGGDTATKEAIYLSKIARKVYLVHRRGELRAEKVLQERALARPNVEFLWFHRPLEILGDKSGVTGLAVESIETKEKKTLGLMGVFVFVGVVPNTGFVDCAKDASGFITVNEKLESSIPGLFAVGDCRVTPLRQVAVAVGDGAIAATMAEEHVSAMEGRLYAGKAAKG, from the coding sequence ATGGAAACGTACGATCTCGTCATCGTTGGTGGCGGGCCTGGGGGGCTTTCGGCCGCCGTGTATGCCATGCGCGCCCGGATGAAGACGCTGCTGCTGGAGCGTGCCGGCCTGGGGGGCCAGATAGCCACCACCGACATCATTGAAAATTACCTCGGCTTCCCCTCGCTGTCGGGGCCGGCGCTGGTGGCGGAATTTGAAAAGCACGCCAAGGCGGTGGAAACGCCGGTGAAGTATGCGATGGCGCACAAGATAGTGAAAGAGGAAAACCTCTTCATCATCGATCTGGGTGATGAAAAGATCGCCGCCAAGTCCGTGATTCTGAGCTCCGGCGCCGAGCCGAAGAAGGCGGGGGTTCCCGGCGAGGCGGAGTTTCTGGGGCGCGGCGTTTCCAACTGCGGCACCTGCGACGGCCCCTTCTACCGCAATCAGGACATCGCCATCGTCGGCGGCGGCGACACCGCCACGAAGGAGGCGATCTACCTCAGCAAGATCGCCCGGAAAGTTTACCTGGTGCATCGGCGCGGCGAACTGCGCGCCGAAAAGGTGCTGCAGGAACGGGCATTGGCGCGCCCCAATGTGGAGTTCCTCTGGTTTCACCGTCCGCTGGAGATACTGGGGGACAAGTCGGGGGTCACCGGCCTCGCCGTGGAAAGCATTGAAACGAAAGAAAAGAAGACGCTCGGCCTGATGGGGGTTTTCGTGTTCGTCGGCGTGGTTCCCAACACCGGCTTCGTCGATTGCGCGAAGGACGCCTCCGGGTTCATCACGGTGAACGAAAAACTGGAATCCAGCATCCCCGGCCTGTTCGCGGTGGGGGATTGCCGCGTGACGCCGCTGCGGCAGGTGGCCGTGGCGGTGGGGGATGGCGCGATAGCCGCCACCATGGCCGAGGAACACGTTTCGGCAATGGAAGGACGCCTCTACGCCGGCAAAGCGGCGAAGGGGTAG
- a CDS encoding class I adenylate cyclase, whose product MTSAGMNAPIKPGTAQKLFLEYNRRRRQMAVQAAPKNAPIALNYVPLLLHYNHASMPCRLEAPGGAGGIDVFELTDDMRQSAAVMISDWRAVEKDLNFWRPKKILIESLMLMGSVGTAAQNAASDYDYWVVVDEKRLTPEEMDWLQRKLAAVETWAAEKHGLELHFFITDIDRVRANNFGSVDHESAGSSQARLLKEEFYRTCIHVAGKYPAWWLTPPGADDAGYVKALQGLQGSFDVDPRKYVDLGNVSVIPGGEMFGAALWQINKALASPFKSVLKIALLETLIDPEGTATLLCDELKRNVLAQNAAVEEQDPYLLMMDHLLMFYGRKKRHEVVDILRKCLYNKVKVKVNAQLRKKPNLAFKEEAMVRYAERWGWDDARTGLLNNYEEWNFDQMVKLGTELHGFLLETYKRVTDELKGREDVKAGITDEDLTVLGRKIFSFYKRKPGKIDPVKKASDDALRQESITFMPQVQMGKKPAWTVYRGNVSTDVARRANVEHTAVRKSASLAELVCWLAMNQIIDGGTFLHLIPNPLPVHLKTIQELLKGIIEFMPPRGVPPLDNSALLKSEQITGMMVIANFVSQPWTKEMEETVLLYRNSHGETFCEALDAKAGAERLTALVRNMVPGASANISHYFRVFTPRTEHSAKIEKALRLIFTSRAG is encoded by the coding sequence TTGACATCCGCAGGCATGAATGCCCCCATAAAACCCGGTACGGCCCAAAAGCTCTTTCTGGAGTATAACCGCCGCCGCCGCCAGATGGCGGTTCAGGCCGCGCCCAAAAACGCGCCGATAGCGCTCAACTATGTGCCGTTGCTGCTGCACTATAACCACGCCTCCATGCCGTGCCGTCTGGAAGCGCCGGGCGGCGCGGGCGGGATCGACGTTTTCGAGCTGACCGATGACATGCGCCAGTCGGCCGCCGTGATGATTTCCGATTGGCGCGCCGTGGAAAAAGACCTCAACTTCTGGAGGCCCAAAAAAATCCTCATCGAATCGCTGATGCTCATGGGGAGCGTGGGCACCGCCGCGCAAAACGCCGCCTCGGACTACGACTACTGGGTGGTGGTGGACGAAAAGCGGCTTACCCCCGAGGAGATGGACTGGCTTCAGCGCAAGCTGGCCGCGGTGGAGACATGGGCGGCGGAAAAGCACGGGCTGGAGCTGCACTTCTTCATCACCGACATCGACCGGGTGCGCGCCAACAATTTCGGCAGCGTGGACCATGAAAGCGCCGGCAGCTCGCAGGCGCGCCTCCTCAAGGAAGAGTTTTACCGCACCTGCATCCATGTGGCGGGCAAGTACCCCGCGTGGTGGCTGACGCCCCCCGGCGCGGACGACGCCGGGTACGTCAAGGCGTTGCAGGGGCTGCAAGGATCGTTCGACGTGGATCCGCGCAAATACGTCGACTTGGGGAACGTGTCGGTGATCCCCGGCGGCGAGATGTTCGGCGCGGCGCTCTGGCAGATCAACAAGGCGCTTGCCTCGCCGTTCAAGTCGGTGTTGAAAATCGCGCTGCTGGAAACGCTCATCGACCCCGAAGGAACCGCCACGCTGCTGTGCGACGAGCTCAAGCGCAATGTGCTGGCCCAAAACGCGGCGGTGGAGGAACAGGACCCCTACCTGCTCATGATGGACCACCTCCTGATGTTTTACGGGCGGAAAAAACGCCACGAGGTGGTGGATATCCTGCGCAAATGTCTCTACAACAAGGTGAAGGTGAAGGTGAACGCCCAGCTCAGGAAGAAACCGAACCTGGCCTTCAAGGAAGAGGCGATGGTCCGGTACGCCGAACGATGGGGATGGGACGACGCCCGCACCGGGCTGTTGAACAACTACGAAGAGTGGAACTTCGACCAGATGGTGAAGCTGGGAACCGAACTGCACGGCTTCCTCCTCGAAACCTACAAGCGGGTGACCGACGAGCTGAAGGGGCGCGAAGACGTGAAGGCCGGCATCACGGACGAAGACCTGACGGTGCTGGGGCGCAAGATATTTTCGTTTTACAAGCGCAAGCCGGGAAAGATCGACCCGGTGAAAAAGGCGTCCGACGACGCGTTGCGGCAGGAATCGATCACCTTCATGCCGCAGGTGCAGATGGGTAAAAAGCCGGCGTGGACGGTCTACCGCGGCAACGTCTCCACCGATGTGGCCCGCCGCGCCAATGTTGAACATACCGCCGTCCGCAAAAGCGCTTCGCTGGCCGAACTGGTCTGCTGGCTGGCCATGAACCAGATCATCGACGGCGGCACGTTCCTGCACCTGATCCCGAATCCGCTGCCGGTGCATCTCAAGACGATTCAGGAGCTGTTGAAGGGGATCATCGAATTCATGCCGCCGCGCGGCGTTCCGCCGCTGGACAACAGCGCGTTGCTGAAATCGGAGCAGATCACGGGAATGATGGTGATCGCCAATTTCGTGTCGCAGCCGTGGACGAAGGAGATGGAAGAGACGGTGCTTCTGTACCGCAACAGCCACGGCGAAACCTTTTGCGAGGCGTTGGACGCCAAAGCGGGGGCGGAGCGCCTGACCGCGCTCGTCCGGAACATGGTTCCCGGCGCGTCCGCCAACATCAGCCACTACTTCCGGGTCTTCACTCCGCGCACCGAGCATTCCGCCAAGATCGAAAAAGCCCTCCGCCTGATTTTCACATCCCGCGCGGGATAA
- a CDS encoding TIGR04283 family arsenosugar biosynthesis glycosyltransferase gives MDRPISVIIPARGEGEHLAHLARALQSAPGVEVIAAVPNGDEATAATAARGGARVIRGAAGRGAQLIAGAAGATGEILLFCHADTMLPPGWDAAVRAALAAPGVAGGAFRLRIGAPGAAYRVIEKMANLRARWVRLPYGDQALFTTRAAYDAAGGFAPLPLMEDVDFIRRLGRRGRLALLAEEAVTSARRWEREGPLRATVRNWTLMALYLLGVSPVTLAGFYRR, from the coding sequence ATGGATCGGCCCATCTCCGTGATTATCCCGGCCCGCGGCGAGGGGGAACACCTGGCGCATCTCGCGCGGGCGCTGCAATCGGCTCCGGGGGTGGAGGTGATCGCCGCCGTTCCCAATGGCGACGAGGCGACCGCCGCCACCGCCGCGCGCGGCGGGGCGCGGGTGATCCGGGGGGCGGCGGGGCGCGGCGCGCAGCTTATCGCCGGCGCGGCCGGCGCCACGGGGGAGATACTTCTTTTTTGCCATGCCGACACCATGCTTCCCCCCGGCTGGGACGCGGCGGTGCGCGCCGCGCTTGCGGCGCCCGGGGTGGCTGGCGGCGCTTTCCGGCTGCGAATCGGCGCGCCGGGAGCCGCCTACCGCGTGATCGAAAAAATGGCGAACCTCCGGGCGCGCTGGGTCCGGTTGCCGTACGGCGACCAGGCGCTTTTCACCACGCGCGCGGCGTATGACGCGGCGGGCGGTTTCGCGCCGCTGCCGCTGATGGAAGACGTCGATTTCATCCGGCGGCTGGGGCGGCGCGGGCGGTTGGCGTTGCTGGCGGAGGAAGCGGTCACTTCGGCCCGGCGGTGGGAGCGCGAAGGGCCGCTCCGCGCCACCGTGCGGAACTGGACGCTGATGGCGCTCTACCTGCTCGGCGTTTCGCCGGTCACTTTGGCGGGTTTTTACCGGCGATAA
- a CDS encoding TlpA family protein disulfide reductase → MVTDFKDQRTAAFFPFAALCTVCIAAVIVMKVNELNRAPLKTLAEMRASQPQQAEKPAVSPMDGKPLPNLTFTAMDGKKVSLASFKGKVLFINLWATWCAPCREEMPGMQKLYEQMKGENFEMIAISIDKDGMKAVAPFVKELGLTFPILLDVEQQAAGPFHITGVPETFLVSPDGIILHHLVGPTNWNRPEIADALKSLARKTFIAGKNPPK, encoded by the coding sequence ATGGTCACTGACTTCAAGGATCAACGCACGGCGGCGTTCTTCCCCTTCGCCGCGCTGTGTACCGTCTGCATCGCGGCCGTCATCGTGATGAAGGTGAACGAACTCAACCGCGCGCCGCTGAAAACGCTGGCCGAAATGCGCGCCAGCCAGCCGCAACAGGCGGAGAAACCCGCCGTAAGCCCGATGGACGGGAAACCGCTGCCGAACCTTACCTTCACCGCGATGGATGGAAAAAAAGTAAGCCTCGCCTCCTTCAAGGGAAAAGTCCTCTTCATCAACTTGTGGGCCACATGGTGCGCCCCCTGCCGCGAGGAAATGCCGGGCATGCAGAAGCTCTATGAACAGATGAAGGGGGAAAACTTCGAGATGATCGCCATCAGCATCGACAAGGACGGCATGAAAGCCGTGGCCCCCTTTGTAAAAGAGCTGGGGCTGACCTTCCCGATCCTGCTGGACGTGGAGCAACAGGCCGCCGGGCCGTTCCACATCACCGGCGTGCCGGAAACCTTTTTGGTGAGTCCGGACGGCATCATCCTGCACCACCTGGTGGGGCCGACCAATTGGAACCGGCCGGAAATCGCCGACGCCCTGAAATCCCTGGCGCGGAAAACCTTTATCGCCGGTAAAAACCCGCCAAAGTGA
- the lpxC gene encoding UDP-3-O-[3-hydroxymyristoyl] N-acetylglucosamine deacetylase: MGKANILIVDDEANILDSLRGILTDEGYDVSTAEDGDGALKMLQEQKCDLGLLDIWLPGRRDGLQTLREIRRRNIGAAVVMISGHGSIDTAVRATKLGAYDFIEKPLSLSALLEKIEGALRHARARAGEETGMADTFEYIAGCPAMLEVRRQTAAAALSAAPALIVGETGSGKEYTARYIHAQSARRGEPFVKVSCRLLTAASFDRLFGPAHEDPAAPGSHFAGISGTVFLENPHLLDAGLQGRLAVLAAAGAARGVGFIAAITRRPDGDAPKMADAPRALFAGAVISLPPLRQRGEDIAAFIAHFMHDASEDFGKAGIRLSKNGMARMLAYPWPGNVKELRTVVENMVMAAAGDLLEPEDIPFPSDAPLPAAVDGGKGRPTQKTLGKSVALCGMGLHSGIKTGVIISPLPPGSGIIFGDISTGRQVRANIDFVESTEYATTLKFGNVAVRTIEHLMATLHIYGVTNALLKVGDEVPIMDGSATELCDLVESAGIVDQKEPVEPIMVKETILIGEHDPDKKFILVEPADKLTVEYRLNYPLPIGRQTARYDGGGIASFKAEIAPARTFGFVDVMKKLSGKKGFAEGGRFNNFILLDHEKVINTTLRFENEFSRHKVLDLLGDIFLAGRPILAKITANMTGHTENIAMVRKLRALAGQGG, encoded by the coding sequence ATGGGAAAAGCAAACATACTGATAGTGGACGACGAGGCGAACATTCTCGATTCGCTCCGCGGCATCCTGACCGACGAGGGGTATGACGTCAGCACCGCCGAGGACGGCGACGGCGCGCTTAAGATGCTGCAGGAACAGAAGTGCGATCTGGGGCTGCTGGACATCTGGCTGCCGGGCCGCCGCGACGGGTTGCAGACGCTGCGCGAGATACGCCGCCGCAACATCGGCGCGGCGGTGGTGATGATCTCCGGCCACGGCAGCATCGATACCGCGGTGCGCGCCACCAAGCTGGGGGCGTACGATTTCATCGAAAAGCCGCTTTCGCTTTCCGCCCTTCTGGAGAAGATAGAAGGGGCGTTGCGCCACGCGCGCGCCCGCGCCGGGGAAGAAACCGGCATGGCCGACACGTTTGAATACATCGCCGGCTGTCCCGCCATGCTGGAGGTGCGGCGGCAAACCGCCGCCGCGGCCCTCAGCGCCGCCCCGGCGCTCATCGTGGGCGAGACGGGGAGCGGCAAGGAATACACCGCCCGTTATATCCACGCGCAAAGCGCGCGGCGCGGCGAGCCGTTTGTGAAGGTTTCCTGCCGCCTGCTCACCGCCGCGTCGTTCGACCGGCTTTTCGGCCCGGCCCATGAAGACCCGGCCGCCCCCGGTTCGCATTTCGCCGGTATCAGCGGCACCGTGTTCCTGGAAAATCCCCACCTGCTCGACGCCGGTTTGCAGGGGCGGCTTGCCGTCCTTGCGGCCGCGGGGGCCGCGCGGGGCGTCGGCTTCATCGCCGCCATCACCCGCAGGCCGGACGGCGACGCGCCCAAAATGGCCGATGCGCCGCGGGCGCTTTTCGCCGGCGCGGTTATTTCGTTGCCGCCGCTGCGCCAGCGCGGGGAGGATATCGCGGCGTTCATCGCGCATTTTATGCACGACGCCTCGGAGGACTTCGGCAAGGCCGGCATCCGCCTTTCCAAAAACGGCATGGCCCGGATGCTGGCGTACCCGTGGCCCGGCAACGTGAAAGAGCTGCGCACCGTGGTGGAAAACATGGTGATGGCCGCCGCCGGCGATCTGCTGGAGCCGGAAGACATTCCGTTTCCCTCCGACGCCCCCCTCCCCGCCGCGGTGGATGGCGGCAAAGGGCGTCCCACGCAGAAGACGCTGGGCAAAAGCGTGGCGCTGTGCGGCATGGGGCTGCACTCCGGCATCAAGACCGGCGTCATTATTTCGCCGTTGCCGCCCGGCAGCGGCATCATTTTCGGCGACATCTCCACCGGGCGGCAGGTGCGCGCCAACATCGATTTCGTGGAATCGACCGAATACGCCACCACCCTCAAGTTCGGCAACGTGGCGGTGCGCACCATCGAGCACCTCATGGCCACGCTCCACATATACGGCGTCACCAACGCGCTGCTGAAGGTGGGCGACGAGGTGCCGATAATGGACGGCTCGGCCACGGAGCTGTGCGACCTCGTGGAAAGCGCCGGCATCGTGGATCAAAAGGAGCCGGTGGAACCGATCATGGTGAAGGAAACGATCCTCATCGGCGAACACGACCCCGATAAAAAATTCATCCTGGTGGAGCCCGCGGACAAGCTGACGGTGGAATACCGCCTCAACTATCCGCTGCCCATCGGACGTCAAACGGCGCGGTACGACGGCGGCGGCATCGCCAGCTTCAAGGCGGAGATCGCGCCGGCCCGCACCTTCGGCTTTGTGGATGTCATGAAGAAACTGTCCGGCAAGAAGGGTTTCGCCGAGGGGGGGCGGTTCAACAACTTCATCCTGCTGGATCACGAAAAAGTGATCAACACCACCCTGCGGTTCGAGAACGAGTTCTCGCGCCACAAGGTGCTCGACCTGCTGGGGGACATCTTTTTGGCGGGACGGCCGATACTGGCGAAGATCACCGCCAATATGACCGGCCACACCGAAAACATAGCGATGGTGCGGAAACTCCGGGCGTTGGCGGGGCAGGGGGGCTGA
- a CDS encoding phosphoribosylglycinamide formyltransferase has protein sequence MLDARRDGRLPYKPALLLTDNAAAPALDHARAAGVETLFIDPKVYKGRKLFGEKAIAELAARGIDTIVLAGFMRIVDGGVVRAFPNRIINIHPALLPLFPGLDAQQQAIAAGVKESGCTVHFVDEGVDTGPIIMQAKVPVLPADTADTLSARILVEEHRIYPLAVRALMEDRIALADGRGIILDSPHP, from the coding sequence ATGCTCGACGCCCGCCGCGACGGGCGCCTGCCGTACAAACCGGCGCTGCTGCTCACCGATAACGCCGCGGCCCCCGCGCTGGATCACGCCCGCGCGGCGGGGGTGGAAACGCTCTTCATCGATCCCAAGGTTTACAAGGGGCGCAAGCTGTTCGGTGAAAAGGCGATAGCGGAACTTGCCGCGCGCGGCATCGATACCATCGTGCTGGCCGGTTTCATGCGGATCGTCGACGGCGGGGTGGTGCGCGCTTTTCCCAACCGGATCATCAACATCCATCCGGCGCTGTTGCCGCTCTTTCCGGGACTCGACGCGCAGCAACAGGCCATCGCGGCGGGCGTGAAGGAATCCGGCTGCACCGTCCACTTCGTCGATGAAGGGGTGGATACCGGCCCCATCATCATGCAGGCGAAGGTGCCGGTGCTTCCCGCCGACACCGCCGACACGCTCTCGGCCCGGATACTGGTGGAAGAGCACCGCATCTACCCCCTCGCGGTGCGGGCGTTGATGGAAGACCGCATCGCGCTGGCGGATGGCCGGGGGATCATTTTGGATTCCCCCCATCCGTAG
- a CDS encoding DUF523 domain-containing protein gives MKLYMASACLAGAACRYNGEAKTDETVRAMFEHGEVAPFCPELLGGMEIPRPAMVLSGGDGGAVLDGTARVLTRDGGVDRTGAMLEGARRGLAIALAVRPEKIFLKARSPSCGCGAGDAEGVAAALLRRGGFMLESIE, from the coding sequence ATGAAACTGTACATGGCAAGCGCCTGCTTGGCGGGTGCCGCCTGCCGCTATAACGGTGAAGCAAAAACCGACGAAACCGTCCGCGCGATGTTCGAGCACGGGGAAGTGGCGCCGTTTTGCCCCGAACTGTTGGGCGGGATGGAAATCCCCCGCCCGGCGATGGTGTTGAGCGGCGGCGACGGAGGCGCGGTGCTGGACGGCACGGCGCGCGTGCTGACGCGGGATGGCGGCGTGGACCGCACCGGCGCTATGCTGGAAGGGGCGCGGCGTGGCCTCGCCATCGCCCTTGCGGTGCGCCCCGAAAAAATATTTTTAAAGGCGCGCAGCCCGTCGTGCGGATGCGGGGCGGGGGACGCGGAAGGAGTGGCCGCCGCCCTGTTGCGGCGCGGGGGATTTATGCTGGAATCGATTGAGTGA
- a CDS encoding rhomboid family intramembrane serine protease has translation MIPLYDNNPTRRFPVVTVLLIAANVAVFLYIAFSAAPFQQFVVRYGAVPAFIVQSGAPAHGPLPPGATVFTAMFMHAGFFHLAGNMLFLWIFGNNVEDIQGRGVFVLFYLLCGVAAAVTHIYSDPFSAVPMVGASGAVSGVLAAYLLAFPRARVYTLFWFIIFVRVIPVPAVLFIGFWFLMQMLNAGSGGSVAWGAHIGGFVAGLVLAPVFRRRY, from the coding sequence ATGATCCCCCTTTACGACAATAATCCCACCCGCCGCTTTCCCGTCGTCACCGTCCTGCTCATTGCCGCCAATGTGGCGGTTTTCCTCTATATTGCGTTTTCCGCCGCGCCGTTCCAGCAATTCGTCGTCCGCTATGGCGCGGTGCCGGCGTTCATCGTGCAGTCCGGCGCGCCCGCGCACGGCCCGTTGCCGCCGGGTGCGACGGTCTTCACCGCGATGTTCATGCACGCCGGATTTTTCCACCTGGCGGGCAACATGCTTTTCCTCTGGATTTTCGGCAACAACGTGGAGGACATCCAGGGGCGCGGCGTGTTTGTGCTGTTCTACCTCCTGTGCGGCGTGGCGGCGGCGGTCACGCACATCTATTCCGATCCGTTTTCCGCGGTGCCGATGGTGGGGGCCAGCGGCGCGGTATCGGGGGTGCTGGCCGCCTACCTCCTCGCCTTTCCCCGCGCGCGCGTGTACACTCTTTTCTGGTTTATCATTTTTGTGCGGGTTATTCCGGTGCCCGCCGTGCTCTTCATCGGCTTTTGGTTTTTGATGCAGATGCTCAACGCGGGAAGCGGCGGATCGGTGGCCTGGGGCGCGCATATCGGCGGCTTTGTGGCCGGCCTTGTCCTTGCCCCCGTTTTCAGAAGGAGATACTGA